Proteins encoded within one genomic window of uncultured Draconibacterium sp.:
- the mobB gene encoding conjugal transfer protein MobB, whose translation MVAKINIGSSLFGALSYNQEKVDAGEGRILCSNKVLLPVADESLCLSFCLKSFENHLPKDVKTEKPVIHISLNPHPDDVLNDEQLSSIAQEYLDKMGYGDQPFVVYKHEDIDRHHIHIVSLRVDEKGKKVNDKFEFRRSKEITRELEQKYGLHPADKQSRSQAPQLPKVDYKQGNVKKQVANLTKSLASTYRFQSLGEYKTLLSLHNIDMEEINGEFQGKPYSGLVYFALDNKGRRKGLPIKSSLIGKVVGAEALKKRCARNGQNIKKYGLKTSTQNIVASALATAKNRKQFVQQLQKQGIDVVFRENKDGRIYGVTFIDHNKHTALNGSRFGKAFSANTLNERFGPNSSQHTSEESQNALEEQKKPANDEYPGNGLFSFLDLSGQGENYEEEAFIYKMKRRRKRKH comes from the coding sequence ATGGTTGCAAAAATAAATATTGGCAGCTCTCTTTTTGGAGCTTTATCATACAACCAGGAGAAGGTTGATGCCGGAGAAGGGAGAATCCTTTGTTCCAACAAAGTGCTTTTGCCTGTTGCGGATGAGTCTCTTTGCCTGTCTTTTTGCTTGAAAAGTTTTGAAAACCACCTTCCCAAAGATGTCAAAACGGAAAAACCTGTTATCCATATTTCACTGAACCCGCACCCTGATGATGTTCTCAATGATGAACAACTTTCGTCCATTGCGCAGGAATACCTCGATAAAATGGGCTACGGCGATCAGCCTTTTGTGGTGTATAAACATGAAGATATCGACCGTCATCACATTCATATTGTATCACTTCGGGTGGATGAAAAGGGCAAAAAGGTCAATGATAAATTTGAGTTCAGGCGGAGTAAAGAAATTACAAGGGAATTGGAGCAAAAATACGGGTTACATCCGGCTGATAAACAAAGTCGCTCACAAGCTCCTCAACTCCCAAAAGTTGACTACAAACAGGGAAATGTAAAAAAGCAGGTTGCCAACCTGACCAAATCGCTGGCAAGCACTTACCGCTTTCAAAGTTTAGGGGAATATAAAACCCTGCTGTCTCTCCACAATATCGATATGGAAGAGATCAATGGGGAGTTTCAGGGGAAGCCATATTCCGGGTTGGTTTATTTCGCTTTGGATAATAAAGGACGCAGAAAAGGGCTACCGATTAAGTCATCGCTTATTGGTAAAGTTGTAGGGGCAGAAGCATTGAAAAAGCGTTGCGCTCGCAACGGACAAAATATCAAAAAATATGGATTGAAAACGTCCACTCAAAACATCGTAGCATCTGCACTGGCAACAGCTAAAAACAGGAAGCAGTTTGTACAGCAACTTCAGAAACAAGGCATCGATGTGGTATTCCGGGAAAACAAAGACGGACGCATTTATGGTGTCACATTCATCGATCATAACAAACACACCGCCCTCAATGGCTCCCGGTTTGGCAAGGCATTTTCTGCCAATACACTTAATGAGCGGTTTGGGCCAAACAGTTCTCAACATACTTCGGAAGAAAGTCAAAATGCATTAGAAGAACAGAAGAAACCGGCTAACGATGAATATCCAGGCAATGGCTTATTCTCATTCCTTGACCTCTCGGGACAGGGAGAAAATTATGAGGAAGAAGCATTCATCTACAAAATGAAAAGAAGAAGAAAACGAAAACATTAA
- a CDS encoding ParA family protein, which translates to MNKQMNQPLFVAYATQKGGVGKTTFTILTASYLHYEKGLNVLVVDCDYPQHSIYQMREREIETVSSDKQLKALAYEQFTQLNKKAYTILKASAGSALEVVEAHLEQTDDEIDLVLFDIPGTVNTSGMFKLLSKMDVFLVPISADRVVLESSLNFAKAINEMIKESPQKNLYLFWNMVDKREKTALYDIYAKGITSLGLHLLQTRIPDTKRYRKEMLRAGQRPFRSTLFPPDKQMSRGSNITELINEVTEKLNKESHERS; encoded by the coding sequence ATGAACAAACAAATGAATCAACCTCTATTTGTTGCTTATGCCACTCAGAAGGGCGGCGTAGGCAAAACAACTTTTACCATACTTACGGCAAGTTACCTGCACTACGAAAAAGGGCTTAATGTTTTAGTGGTGGATTGCGACTATCCCCAACACAGCATTTACCAGATGCGGGAACGGGAAATAGAAACCGTCTCATCAGACAAACAACTCAAAGCCTTAGCCTATGAACAGTTCACCCAACTGAATAAGAAAGCCTATACCATCCTGAAAGCTTCTGCCGGATCGGCCCTTGAAGTTGTTGAAGCACATTTGGAGCAAACGGATGACGAGATTGACCTGGTATTGTTTGATATTCCGGGCACGGTTAACACCTCCGGCATGTTTAAACTGCTTTCTAAAATGGATGTTTTTCTTGTCCCCATCAGCGCAGACCGGGTGGTATTGGAAAGCAGTCTGAATTTTGCCAAAGCGATCAATGAAATGATTAAAGAGTCTCCACAAAAGAACCTCTACCTGTTCTGGAATATGGTGGACAAACGGGAGAAAACAGCCCTATACGATATTTATGCCAAAGGGATTACGAGCTTAGGACTTCATCTTTTACAAACCCGAATACCCGATACCAAGCGATACCGTAAAGAAATGCTCCGAGCAGGTCAACGTCCTTTCCGTTCGACCCTCTTTCCGCCCGACAAGCAAATGTCCAGAGGAAGTAACATCACAGAGCTGATTAATGAAGTAACTGAAAAACTAAACAAAGAAAGCCATGAAAGAAGTTGA
- a CDS encoding DUF3408 domain-containing protein: MKEVDDNEFMKMVAQGGGNPSKEKPQKTAGSSQREKEPVIPKTSSSDYISNFLQRGSEGEKSTVYLNKDMIGELKKIVASIGGDKSTLGGYVEAIVTNHFEQYKEEIIRLFNENIKQPFQ; the protein is encoded by the coding sequence ATGAAAGAAGTTGATGATAATGAATTTATGAAGATGGTCGCCCAAGGTGGTGGCAATCCGAGTAAGGAGAAACCGCAAAAAACAGCTGGTAGTTCTCAAAGAGAAAAGGAACCTGTAATTCCCAAAACCAGTTCCTCTGACTATATCTCCAACTTCCTGCAACGAGGAAGCGAAGGTGAGAAAAGTACGGTCTACCTGAATAAGGATATGATCGGAGAACTTAAAAAGATAGTAGCGTCAATTGGTGGAGACAAATCCACTCTCGGAGGTTATGTAGAAGCTATCGTAACCAATCATTTTGAGCAGTACAAGGAGGAAATCATCCGCCTTTTTAATGAAAACATTAAACAGCCTTTCCAATGA
- a CDS encoding DUF1998 domain-containing protein, whose translation MAEHKYIETQTRKIISAYGGVGSIIESPHGALKIEEFDKWPYYQSLIEDPSKIDDFKLTDNRLLKRLQHEKGFPNLKEFISIPANTANYKVKNKPSDTNLVIGAEYFPKWFYCNNCDRFHSLNDWWKKWQQTMEKYHITPDKSDFVPPKCYHCFDEAKQSNKKKFYFELEQVRFIMTSPSGAIKDVPWERWNKAIIDKKDEDSEAGQIKIDWDNLCCDNQDLRYIQSTKFSDLTGIQIKCKNCDTKNNISGLFGLRLKDYNKDSYRKPVIRTSNSVYYPIIVNSIYLPTKRDIDLEDQQAINEWVEEGEDIDFMYKALRKKYEKEKIESYINNEIHGTYEPENEYRLREYNFIIDNEQPNDDNLLLEPQKTDNIDSFGIDRLTAIKRLKVTTVQTGFTRQEPLDKDMFLSGENLENAPVEAKFTSSFGNQTKYLPAVENFGEGIFLSISDKRISDWLNKSFQNTEFKDRINKLWDNNANREFGIKNFVDKPHLAKFLLIHTLSHLIMKELEFLCGYATTSLNERLFIDHENMQGILIYTVAGAEGSYGGLVSQANNKDFFRILKSAFNRANDCSSDPICFHSDGQGVGGLNLAACYSCALLPENACEEFNSFLDRAVLIHEDYGFINC comes from the coding sequence ATGGCAGAGCATAAATATATAGAAACTCAAACACGAAAGATAATAAGTGCTTATGGTGGCGTTGGTTCTATCATTGAAAGTCCACATGGTGCTTTAAAAATTGAAGAATTCGACAAATGGCCATATTATCAATCATTAATTGAAGACCCTTCAAAAATTGACGACTTCAAGCTTACAGATAATCGATTGCTAAAGCGTTTACAGCACGAAAAAGGTTTTCCAAACTTAAAAGAATTTATCTCAATACCTGCAAATACAGCAAACTATAAAGTAAAAAACAAACCATCTGATACAAATTTGGTTATTGGAGCAGAGTATTTCCCTAAGTGGTTTTATTGTAATAATTGCGATAGATTTCACTCATTAAATGATTGGTGGAAAAAGTGGCAACAGACTATGGAAAAATACCATATCACACCAGATAAATCCGATTTCGTTCCACCAAAATGCTATCACTGTTTTGATGAAGCCAAACAAAGCAATAAAAAGAAATTTTATTTTGAACTTGAACAAGTTCGGTTTATAATGACCTCGCCAAGTGGCGCAATTAAAGATGTTCCTTGGGAAAGATGGAATAAAGCAATTATTGATAAAAAGGACGAAGATTCTGAGGCAGGTCAGATTAAGATTGATTGGGATAATCTATGCTGCGATAATCAGGATTTACGTTACATACAGTCAACTAAATTTTCTGACCTGACAGGGATACAAATTAAATGTAAGAATTGTGACACAAAAAATAATATATCAGGTTTGTTTGGATTACGTCTTAAAGATTACAATAAAGATTCTTATAGGAAGCCTGTAATTAGAACAAGTAACAGTGTATATTATCCAATTATAGTAAACAGTATTTATCTACCTACAAAACGAGATATTGACTTAGAAGACCAGCAGGCAATTAACGAATGGGTTGAAGAAGGGGAGGATATTGATTTTATGTATAAAGCTTTAAGAAAAAAATATGAAAAAGAAAAAATCGAATCATATATCAATAATGAGATACATGGAACTTATGAGCCTGAAAATGAATACCGTTTAAGAGAATACAATTTCATTATTGATAATGAGCAACCAAATGATGACAACTTATTGCTTGAACCACAAAAGACTGATAATATAGATTCATTTGGCATTGATAGATTAACTGCAATAAAAAGATTAAAAGTAACTACAGTTCAAACAGGTTTTACAAGACAAGAACCTTTAGATAAAGATATGTTTTTGAGCGGGGAAAATTTGGAAAATGCTCCTGTTGAAGCAAAATTTACATCTTCTTTTGGCAATCAGACAAAATATTTGCCAGCCGTTGAAAATTTTGGAGAAGGAATTTTCTTATCAATCTCAGATAAAAGAATCTCAGATTGGTTGAATAAATCGTTTCAAAACACTGAATTTAAGGATAGAATAAACAAACTTTGGGACAATAATGCAAACAGAGAGTTTGGCATAAAGAATTTTGTGGACAAACCTCATTTAGCAAAATTTCTATTAATTCATACTTTGTCGCATTTAATTATGAAAGAGTTGGAATTCCTTTGTGGATATGCAACAACATCATTGAATGAAAGGCTTTTTATTGACCATGAAAATATGCAAGGTATTTTGATTTATACAGTTGCTGGTGCAGAAGGTAGTTATGGCGGTTTAGTAAGTCAAGCCAACAATAAAGATTTTTTCAGAATTTTAAAATCAGCATTTAATAGAGCAAATGATTGTTCGTCTGACCCGATTTGTTTTCATTCAGACGGTCAGGGCGTTGGCGGTTTAAATTTAGCGGCATGTTATTCATGTGCTCTTTTACCTGAAAATGCTTGCGAAGAATTTAATTCGTTTCTGGACAGGGCAGTTCTAATACATGAAGATTATGGATTTATTAATTGTTAA
- a CDS encoding type IV toxin-antitoxin system AbiEi family antitoxin encodes MTTQNEYKLRTLFQILQPGHIVITPWLNELGISKDLKKYYLKSGWLEALGRGAYKKPGDHVEWQGALNAVQKHSETKVHVGGLTALSLQGFSHYFRLSSETLYLFTPANTRLPKWFSDYGWNYKVFHKQSNFLPDDLGLKEVEVKSIPINMSTPERAIMECLFLAPQMLDLVECYQLLEGLVNLKPKLVSELLVNCSSVKVKRLFLYMAEKINHQWFQFLKTDDVDLGKGNRMLAENGVYNAKYMISIPKELEQL; translated from the coding sequence ATGACTACACAAAATGAATATAAATTAAGAACTCTTTTTCAGATATTACAGCCAGGTCATATTGTTATAACGCCATGGTTAAACGAGCTGGGTATTTCAAAAGACCTGAAGAAATATTATTTAAAGAGCGGTTGGTTAGAAGCGTTGGGAAGAGGAGCATACAAGAAGCCGGGAGATCATGTAGAGTGGCAAGGGGCATTAAATGCCGTACAAAAACACTCAGAGACCAAGGTTCATGTTGGTGGGCTAACGGCATTGTCTCTTCAGGGATTTAGCCATTATTTCAGGTTGAGTTCAGAAACATTGTACCTGTTTACACCAGCAAATACAAGGTTGCCGAAATGGTTTTCTGATTACGGTTGGAATTATAAGGTATTTCACAAGCAGAGTAATTTTTTGCCTGATGATCTGGGGTTAAAAGAAGTAGAAGTTAAGTCAATCCCGATCAACATGTCAACGCCGGAACGGGCAATCATGGAGTGTTTGTTCCTTGCCCCACAAATGTTGGATTTGGTTGAATGCTATCAACTGCTTGAAGGGCTGGTCAATTTGAAACCCAAACTTGTTTCGGAATTGCTGGTCAATTGTAGTTCTGTTAAAGTAAAGCGGCTGTTTTTGTACATGGCTGAGAAAATAAATCACCAATGGTTTCAGTTTTTAAAAACTGACGATGTTGATCTTGGGAAAGGCAACCGAATGCTGGCAGAAAATGGCGTTTATAACGCAAAATACATGATTTCAATACCTAAAGAATTGGAACAATTATGA
- the mobA gene encoding conjugal transfer protein MobA, translated as MDKAENKYKGGRKPKTDKAKNRYVMYLNDADNARFLALFEKSGMDKKAHFIAARVFGETFKVVHVNKAEQDYYSKLSTLYSQFRAIGVNYNQVVKALNTHFTGKKAMAALYKLEKLTIELIGLNRQIIELTRKYEQEWLQK; from the coding sequence ATGGACAAAGCAGAAAACAAATACAAAGGCGGACGCAAGCCTAAAACTGATAAGGCGAAGAATCGCTATGTGATGTACCTGAACGATGCGGACAACGCCAGATTTCTGGCTCTTTTTGAAAAGTCGGGGATGGATAAAAAGGCACACTTTATTGCTGCCCGTGTTTTCGGGGAGACATTTAAAGTGGTACATGTCAATAAAGCTGAACAAGATTATTACAGCAAGCTGAGTACGCTTTACAGCCAGTTTCGGGCCATCGGTGTCAATTACAACCAGGTGGTAAAAGCCCTCAATACACACTTTACCGGTAAAAAAGCAATGGCAGCGCTTTACAAACTGGAAAAACTGACCATTGAATTAATCGGATTAAACCGGCAAATCATTGAACTCACCCGGAAATACGAACAGGAATGGTTGCAAAAATAA
- the mobC gene encoding conjugal transfer protein MobC — translation MAQEDDLRALGKIIDFIRAVSILFVVIHIYWFCYEMVSEQHLSIKVVDKILMNFQQTTGLFSSPLYTKLFANLLLALSCLGTKGVKAEKVTWTKINICLGCGIALFYLNWWVLELPIPATSKATLYILTLSSGFILMLVAGTWISRLLKNNLMDDVFNSENESFMQEQRLMENEYSVNLPTLFTYKEKTHKGWINVVNPFRASIVLGTPGSGKSYAVVNNYIKQQIEKGFAMYIYDYKFPDLSEIAYNHLLTHLDGYEVKPKYYVINFDNPRKSHRCNPINPAFMTDISDAYESAYTIMLNLNRTWIQKQGDFFVESPIILLAAIIWFLKIYENGKYCTFPHAIEFLNKKYADTFTILTSYPELENYLSPFMDAWEGGAQDQLQGQIASAKIPLSRMISPQLYWVMTGDDFTLDINNPKEPKILCVGNNPDRQNIYSAALGLYNSRIVKLINKKHQLKSSVIIDELPTIYFRGLDNLIATARSNKVAVCLGFQDYSQLTRDYGDKESKVIQNTVGNIFSGQVVGETARVLSERFGKILQKRQSMTISRQDKTTSINTQLDSIIPAAKISNLTQGVFVGAVSDNFEERIEQKIFHAEIVVDNEKVKREMSNYKPVPTVVDFTDAQGNDVLEQEIQSNYNRVKQDVIAIVESEMQRIQNDPGLAHLVRGNE, via the coding sequence ATGGCACAGGAAGACGATTTAAGAGCATTGGGTAAAATCATTGATTTTATACGGGCAGTCAGCATACTGTTCGTGGTCATTCACATCTACTGGTTTTGTTATGAAATGGTGTCAGAACAACACCTGAGTATTAAAGTGGTGGACAAAATACTGATGAATTTCCAGCAGACAACCGGACTGTTTTCATCACCACTTTATACCAAGTTATTTGCCAACCTCTTGTTAGCATTGTCCTGTTTGGGAACGAAGGGTGTTAAAGCCGAAAAAGTCACCTGGACGAAAATTAATATCTGCCTTGGTTGTGGGATAGCTTTGTTTTACCTGAATTGGTGGGTGCTGGAACTTCCAATACCTGCTACTAGCAAAGCTACTTTGTATATCCTCACCCTCTCATCCGGTTTTATCCTGATGTTGGTGGCCGGAACATGGATTAGCCGTTTGCTGAAAAATAACCTGATGGATGATGTTTTTAATAGCGAAAACGAATCTTTTATGCAGGAGCAGCGATTAATGGAGAATGAATACTCGGTGAACCTGCCAACGCTTTTTACTTATAAGGAAAAGACACACAAAGGATGGATTAATGTGGTGAATCCTTTCCGGGCTTCCATTGTGTTGGGTACGCCCGGTAGCGGAAAGTCATATGCTGTAGTCAATAACTACATCAAACAGCAGATTGAAAAAGGCTTTGCCATGTACATCTACGACTACAAATTTCCTGACCTCAGCGAGATTGCCTACAATCACTTACTGACTCATCTGGATGGTTATGAAGTTAAGCCTAAATACTATGTGATCAATTTTGATAATCCGCGCAAAAGCCATCGTTGTAATCCCATTAATCCGGCTTTCATGACGGATATATCGGATGCCTACGAAAGTGCTTACACCATCATGCTGAACCTGAACCGCACGTGGATTCAAAAGCAAGGAGACTTCTTTGTGGAATCGCCTATTATCCTTCTGGCAGCAATAATCTGGTTTCTGAAAATATATGAGAACGGGAAATACTGCACTTTTCCTCATGCCATCGAGTTTCTGAATAAAAAGTATGCAGATACGTTTACCATCCTGACTTCATATCCGGAGTTGGAAAACTATTTGTCTCCGTTTATGGATGCTTGGGAAGGCGGAGCTCAGGATCAGCTACAAGGGCAAATTGCCAGCGCCAAAATCCCACTTTCACGAATGATTTCACCTCAGCTCTATTGGGTAATGACTGGTGATGATTTTACGCTTGACATCAATAATCCTAAAGAGCCGAAAATTCTCTGCGTAGGGAACAATCCCGACCGCCAGAATATTTACAGTGCAGCTTTGGGTTTATACAATTCCCGGATTGTAAAGCTGATTAATAAGAAACATCAGCTAAAAAGCTCCGTGATTATTGATGAATTGCCAACTATTTACTTCCGTGGTCTGGACAACCTGATAGCCACTGCACGAAGTAATAAAGTTGCCGTTTGCCTGGGATTTCAGGATTACAGCCAGCTAACCCGCGACTATGGTGATAAAGAAAGCAAAGTCATCCAGAACACCGTAGGCAATATTTTCTCGGGACAAGTAGTCGGCGAAACTGCCAGAGTGCTTTCTGAGCGTTTCGGAAAAATCCTGCAAAAACGCCAGTCCATGACTATAAGCCGTCAGGACAAAACCACTTCCATCAATACCCAACTGGACAGCATTATTCCGGCAGCCAAAATCAGCAATCTAACACAAGGCGTTTTTGTCGGAGCTGTATCAGATAATTTCGAAGAACGCATCGAGCAAAAGATTTTTCATGCTGAAATCGTCGTGGATAATGAAAAAGTGAAACGGGAAATGTCCAATTATAAGCCTGTTCCTACCGTCGTGGATTTTACCGATGCTCAGGGTAACGATGTGTTGGAACAGGAAATACAGTCCAACTACAACCGGGTGAAACAGGATGTAATTGCGATTGTAGAAAGTGAAATGCAACGTATCCAGAACGATCCGGGGCTGGCGCATTTGGTGAGGGGAAATGAATAA
- a CDS encoding nucleotidyl transferase AbiEii/AbiGii toxin family protein, with the protein MISQVYRAQVDLLLQVLPYIAKEEIFALKGGTAINLFVREMPRLSVDVDLTYLPVDSRDNALKNIQEALNRIKADIVKNVPELTVHSVPLNGGTDVKLTCQSRNAQIKIEVNTITRGNIFPTELMQVVAPVQDEFGKFAAINVVSLAELYGGKICAAVDRQHPRDLFDVKLLLENEGLTDNIWEGFKIGLISHYKPISELLSPILKDQKSAFEKQFAGMTSEPFSYDDYENTRKTLVGGIQQRLTENDKKFLLSFETGLPEWDLFPHALLKELPAVKWKQINIQKLKEINPQKHEEMITNLRKTLGL; encoded by the coding sequence ATGATATCACAAGTATACAGGGCACAAGTTGATTTATTGTTGCAGGTACTTCCGTACATTGCTAAAGAAGAGATATTTGCATTAAAAGGAGGTACTGCAATCAACCTTTTCGTGCGCGAAATGCCCCGTTTATCGGTGGATGTTGACCTGACTTACCTTCCTGTTGATTCAAGAGACAATGCATTGAAGAATATACAGGAAGCTTTAAACAGGATAAAAGCAGATATCGTGAAAAATGTCCCGGAGCTAACGGTGCATTCCGTTCCATTAAATGGCGGTACTGATGTAAAACTAACCTGCCAAAGCCGGAACGCCCAGATTAAGATTGAAGTCAATACAATTACCAGGGGAAACATATTCCCAACCGAATTAATGCAGGTAGTTGCCCCAGTTCAGGATGAATTTGGAAAGTTTGCCGCGATCAATGTAGTTTCTCTTGCAGAGCTATACGGAGGTAAGATATGTGCTGCTGTTGACCGGCAGCATCCTCGTGACCTGTTTGATGTAAAACTCCTACTCGAAAACGAGGGGCTTACCGATAACATCTGGGAAGGTTTCAAAATAGGATTGATAAGCCATTATAAACCGATTAGTGAGTTATTGTCACCTATATTGAAAGACCAGAAATCGGCATTTGAAAAGCAGTTTGCAGGAATGACCTCCGAACCTTTTTCTTATGACGATTATGAGAACACCAGGAAAACATTAGTTGGCGGAATACAACAAAGACTTACGGAAAACGACAAAAAGTTCTTGTTAAGTTTTGAAACAGGACTGCCCGAATGGGATTTATTCCCTCATGCGTTGCTAAAAGAACTACCTGCCGTAAAGTGGAAACAGATAAATATTCAAAAGCTCAAAGAAATAAATCCTCAGAAACATGAGGAAATGATAACCAACTTAAGAAAGACACTTGGGTTGTAA
- a CDS encoding RNA-binding domain-containing protein, translating to MTLAEQIKNGESKTIEFKEAFPKNENIAKTVIAFSNTGGGKLIIGVNDEREIVGVDDTLIFEMQDKIASIIADNCSPGIMPEIYNVNIEGKIVLVIEVARGNLKPYFLKSQGKADGTYIRLGATNRAADFETIAELERQKRHVSFDEEICYDVEFAELDITPLLKKFENIGKPLNNEKLVNLKLIKTENDKVYPTNALMIILGKFSHCVVKCARFKGTTMSVFTDKKEYDGDIFSILENTQSFVLNHINLKGEIKGLQRTDTYEIPVSALREALINAIIHRDYINRGRDIKVGIYDDIVNVVSPGSLPHSITIEDVFNGRSEARNRVVAHVFKELNLIEQWGSGINRIINDCKTYGLHTPKIEEKNDFFDVEIIRPQITTDDKQAESQAELQTVTNDYERLRTITNDYERLEKEKQDILLFLLDNHKISRKKAAELIGLKNTKTYEILSELVNENLIQKQGQGRSTYYTIVRTDG from the coding sequence ATGACATTAGCTGAACAAATAAAAAATGGAGAAAGCAAAACGATTGAATTTAAAGAGGCTTTTCCAAAGAATGAAAACATTGCCAAAACGGTTATTGCCTTCTCCAATACAGGTGGCGGAAAGCTTATTATTGGCGTGAATGATGAACGTGAGATTGTTGGAGTTGATGATACCTTGATTTTTGAGATGCAGGATAAAATTGCATCCATCATTGCCGATAATTGTTCGCCGGGGATTATGCCTGAGATATACAATGTAAATATCGAAGGAAAAATAGTTTTGGTTATTGAAGTGGCCCGCGGAAATCTAAAGCCTTACTTCTTAAAAAGCCAGGGCAAAGCTGATGGTACATACATCAGGCTTGGAGCCACGAATAGAGCAGCAGATTTTGAAACCATTGCCGAACTGGAACGTCAGAAAAGACATGTCAGTTTCGATGAAGAGATATGCTATGATGTTGAATTTGCGGAGTTGGACATCACCCCTTTGCTAAAAAAGTTTGAGAACATTGGGAAACCGCTCAATAATGAGAAACTGGTAAACCTCAAACTCATAAAAACGGAAAATGACAAGGTGTATCCTACTAACGCATTAATGATTATTCTGGGCAAATTCTCTCATTGTGTTGTAAAGTGTGCCCGGTTTAAAGGTACCACCATGTCAGTATTTACCGATAAAAAGGAATACGATGGTGATATATTCTCGATACTTGAAAATACCCAAAGTTTTGTGTTAAACCATATCAACTTAAAGGGCGAAATTAAAGGACTTCAAAGAACAGATACTTACGAAATCCCAGTTTCTGCTTTGCGTGAAGCCTTGATTAATGCCATTATCCATCGTGATTACATAAATCGTGGCAGAGACATTAAAGTGGGTATTTACGATGACATTGTAAATGTTGTATCGCCCGGTAGTTTGCCTCACAGCATAACTATTGAAGATGTATTTAACGGACGAAGCGAGGCCCGTAACCGTGTAGTGGCTCATGTGTTTAAGGAGTTAAACCTGATAGAACAATGGGGAAGCGGAATTAACCGCATCATTAACGATTGTAAAACATACGGACTCCATACTCCTAAGATTGAAGAAAAGAATGACTTTTTTGATGTAGAGATTATACGGCCACAAATAACTACAGATGATAAACAGGCAGAGTCACAAGCAGAATTACAAACAGTTACGAATGATTACGAACGGCTGCGAACGATTACGAACGATTACGAACGATTAGAGAAAGAAAAACAAGATATTCTTCTTTTCTTACTGGATAATCATAAAATATCAAGAAAGAAGGCAGCAGAATTAATTGGGTTGAAGAATACTAAAACGTATGAAATTCTTTCAGAACTAGTTAATGAGAACCTCATTCAAAAGCAAGGCCAAGGAAGAAGCACTTACTATACTATCGTTAGAACGGATGGCTAA